From a region of the Salvelinus alpinus chromosome 2, SLU_Salpinus.1, whole genome shotgun sequence genome:
- the LOC139563850 gene encoding msx2-interacting protein-like isoform X7, translated as MVRETRHLWVGNLPEHVREEKIVEHFKRYGRVESVKVLRKRGSEGGVAAFVDFVDIKSAQKAHNAVNKMGDRDLRTDYNEPGSVPSAVRGLDDNPPSSSHGRDVSGFSRGAVGPVFGPPVSIHTREGRYERIRDGSESRERAYDHSPYGHHERGGTFDRQRHYNADYYRDRTMFAAGVSPGPGSAGAMGGSFETPEPHFESRIRGDPFTLSSAARRDPYRDDRGRRVDRTYHRRSRSSHSSQSRHPSPQRTTGQTPKAPHSPKRAPLSPGRGPRSRSRSRSSSSDSVSSTSSTGSGSDSNSSSSDGSHARSVQSSATHAPPSQPCSMVMEGDEPRRSFGIRVQNLPVRSTDTSLKDGLFHEFKKHGKVTSVQIHGALEDRYGLVFFRQQEDQEKALNVSKGKLFFGMMIEVSAWNGPETESENEFRPLDGRIDEFHPKATRTLFIGNLEKTTSYQQLLDIFQRFGEIVDIDIKKVNGVPQYAFVQYSDIVSVCKAIKKMDGEYLGSNRLKLGFGKSMPTTCVWLDGLASNITEQYLTRHFCRYGHVVKVVFDRLKGMALILYNNTDFAQAAVRETKGWKIGGNKIKVDFASQESQMAFYRSMQASGQDIRDFYEIPTERREERPRPPYHEFSAERAYFENARTPGTIYPEDPRRDYPARSRERYSELEHYQGEHFDPRYHEDPREFREYRDPFEQDIRKYTYIQRERERERERFEADHGMWSPSHPRRPITPSASPSPSERAPRDPERRVYSQSSERSGSCSSLSPPRFDKTDKAPPLEHGASSKSERLEKDIHLVEPERVAGAEKSKRGRRKEKGDKEKGEKSKSRKAKVQSPSIPPSETELEPSLDGGSGRGKVSDQDSLDRQRYKGDNDPPPSDPTTSTSRHEPVKSERLESGKGENADKDGKTRSKKHQKSDTGNDGKDPSVDSDRLAARKRRFGDASGRTIRQKRRRLEDEDGSQSQDFGASTAFTKETDGDSKAQQKDSQRRDSRSKSERLVFLGSHKEGQDPAMRGQEELPDGSMDPMDSKRHPSHSMSRRFSHDGNMDQDNARDQDPQSPFKYGTQDNDKCVKEEPLDIDLSQSYRKQMEQRRLHQQLQEPDKQEKAGSPQGLETEDLEHRSLVHEVGKPPQDVTDHFPSHKLKKLEQFDADISAKRGDRVYRSFRQKSEDPEWHNTASPGLQHFSHHAEQDFAESSHLREVKTEDKSHPDLELAVKRTHTTQMSKPNTPLQLSEEEREKRWESRVKQDFLPDLNFTRGIGKNTHNRKRLEYGILHDLEPGEVRSDSEEDREHKPHSPMPSTSMPFSDRQRVDRFSDPKLATLERMKFYSFALDQTITPDTKALLERAKSLSSSREDNWSFLDYDSHFAGLRSRKDTEKVESAPRPTPSWYMKKKKIRSGGSEDKLDDRKEDPKPKPEEHERRELFASRFLHSSIFEQDSRRLQHLERKHEDPEQSQAQQTGQQGLADGQPDTEPVVLFHSRFLEFTRLQQQKDQQLQEVKRANSIDSNRVEKSPEAEQQPLQFLKTSEPVMDPETKSTSPAENHMISHSPLMPKEMSPPKQMSLPLPPKGMSPPKGMSPPLPPKEMSPPKQVAPPLPPKEMSPPKEMSPPLPPKEMSPPLPPKEMSPPLPPKHMSPPLPPKEMSPPKHTSPPLPPKEMSPPKHTSPPLPPKEMSPPLPPKEMSPPLPPKEMSPPKEMSPPKEMSPPLPPKEMSPPLPPKEMSPPLPPKEVSPPKEMSPPLPHKEVSPPKEMSPTVETNDMFTPEPRGPEPAAPEPLTKENRENEQLPPLLQISPCEMLPPASVNLAAPEHIRSVRKVKRSPSEEKSEDIAQDVKMLNPEQSSSSDCLHETSVSSFVPEPELVPPELPPEFLSSTPPNPVEEMEVSKDDTNTDNTDTHTEVEKKHELNQTQVLVDNETSDESISPPQKSKNKKSKSPTQVPLTPLISTTSSEKPLTRKSERTKRASSPRAESSKGSSDSKSTGKSPIHGADPEHGTEQSISVGRARRRNVKSVYATPVEEDATKGAGKDVTESPRTARKRGGDKDKEAAPQQPLEQDSLAPITSRRGRPPKNRRQGEDMLTAKGDRSKIDTKDTDSNESESSERISKVSKGRHSPHGHKALASQLPMPIATGSSRKGDKTEPPEDVSQQMDFTEDSLAMQDSTVSCKEDTVAPVVTKKEENVKQQLGTEKPRDKDRQKKDPVDEKASGTKFGEKESEPPIVEELPVLEKMEKSGRGKAPRLTRTPKSPVLKNLKIRLNVTEVKDLLQMGDEEPENGDDSSKKTKPGESTNDPLLESSPGKDVSSSNEDKDESTPETKPPIDPKTLLQQEQELEQAVENIAKLTDPTLPAESPTPLAPPSAELKIETEEEKSANPASEYELAAAIDSIMGEDIPVPLPQEPVISAVVDSDLEIPSFVQPTKGAEPASNISPIQGESFFPTTPRKGAKGRAKTPKRSKSQKSSKKDAVKEISSEPESTSVITSDSIPSNSQPVPETIPSTSAAGVITTTSWKPKTEHLAPKATDMPKESKLPPVLTEQPPPQHLKPVCLPTKSPTLPKPQQQPPPPECISPSLSPPPTRPNIRPTQLSRIPVSPPDWLNQSKDVGVPSSPRASAASFENPAIPPDTEPMETERNNSDLRRILMKHKNVSLPVPCSSSVPSNLGTLSLRDPPHLPESNTPMVAVTSKTSLNDNRPHPAQSVVRPPASLPSPESKSVISVIASTATSVISRVCNPPDMEKVIMSVDRNPVVDMPLPKQTYRPPSMEDRDSGSYHGPSVGEEGGIAGRYLVESSGLGTGSSPGLRVNTSEGVVVLSHSGQIKEGPQRISAKISQIPPATVVDMESQQLVSMPQIKQEMYTHSQSNTPKCPPIQTDHGHLKTQQTVSSIKQENTGMEKLESPYPSGPQGGVVKRLQQTVNNPQVMGYHHSEFTMLLKHPKKVDGADTMNADGCKPSWTSAISPAMSPHLPSPAGNHVGFVSGSATDRTPSHLSGVKQEPRSPRKSGHPHSPFTKVSSPIGSSSPKGLPGMLPSGLPAMQQYVTSVHHPEQSVIMQPHSAHGGIGRMSPHRASQAIPMGHLVQGEGRVNTPPLSVMSFGMHGDPLASPWSGPLQQRPTSPQAVGRDIVLKVNPGNVRGHEGEQDDARRFHQAAGRQSATQLKAETMQPDPRGALHSGLQLDPYMSPRDLRVLMHHPQGERSAPEPHQGHIQETVPTSSTSTNIASSMSPRAHLLAKGVSEKDVTKPQEVKRPHSPLKDGMMGFRPSMAAMASPQRVQLLPSGTGASFSEYPGIYTNTRAIHSQITETSPFGINQVPLNITSALGADPSQSQADVKVKQVGQQPVNMVQLLTKYPIVWQGLLALKNDQAAVQLHFVCGNKGLALRSLPLPEGGSLLRIVQRMRLEASQLDGVARRMTGESEFCLLLALPCGRDQEDVLNQTQALRTAFINYLQAKLAAGIINVPNPGSNQPAYVLQIFPPCEFSESHLSRLAPDLLNRISNISPHLMIVITSV; from the exons CTATGGACGCGTCGAGAGCGTCAAGGTCCTGCGGAAGCGTGGGTCGGAGGGCGGCGTGGCAGCCTTTGTGGATTTTGTGGATATCAAAAGTGCACAGAAGGCTCACAATGCTGTCAACAAGATGGGGGACAGGGACCTGCGCACTGACTACAATGAACCTGGGTCTGTCCCTAGTGCTGTTCGGGGCCTTGATGACAACCCCCCCTCGAGCAGTCACGGGCGGGATGTTTCAGGATTCTCTAGGGGGGCAGTGGGTCCAGTGTTTGGCCCCCCAGTGTCCATTCACACCAGAGAGGGGCGTTATGAACGGATAAGAGATGG CTCAGAGAGCCGGGAGCGTGCATATGATCACAGCCCCTATGGACACCATGAGCGCGGTGGCACTTTTGATAGACAGCGTCACTACAACGCAGACTATTACCGCGATCGCACCATGTTTGCAGCTGGAGTTAGCCCTGGGCCTGGAAGTGCTGGCGCTATGGGTGGGAGCTTTGAAACCCCGGAGCCTCATTTTGAGTCCAGGATCCGAGGAGATCCCTTCACCTTGTCTAGTGCTGCGCGGCGCGACCCTTATCGAGATGACAGAGGGCGTCGTGTTGACAGAACTTACCATCGCCGCAGTCGGTCATCTCATTCTTCACAATCTCGACACCCCTCCCCGCAAAGGACCACGGGGCAAACGCCCAAAGCCCCACATTCCCCCAAAAGAGCCCCCCTCTCCCCAGGTAGAGGTCCACGCTCTAGGTCCCGCAGTAGGTCCTCTAGCTCTGATTCTGTCAGCAGCACCAGCAGTACTGGCAGTGGCAG CGATTCAAACAGCAGCTCAAGTGATGGGTCTCATGCACGCTCTGTTCAGTCCTCTGCTACACATGCACCCCCCTCTCAGCCGTGCTCTATGGTGATGGAAGGTGACGAACCACGCAGAAGCTTTGGCATCAGGGTGCAGAACCTACCAGTGCGCTCCACAG ACACAAGTTTAAAAGATGGACTGTTCCATGAGTTCAAGAAACATGGGAAAGTGACATCCGTGCAGATCCACGGGGCCTTGGAGGACCGATATGGTCTGGTGTTCTTCAGACAGCAGGAAGACCAAGAGAAAGCCCTCAACGTCTCCAAAGGAAAGCTTTTCTTCGGCATGATGATCGAGGTTTCTGCCTGGAACGGCCCTG AAACAGAGAGTGAGAATGAATTCAGGCCTTTGGATGGACGGATTGATGAATTCCACCCCAAGGCGACTAGGACCCTGTTTATCGGCAACTTGGAGAAGACCACCAGTTACCAACAACTCCTTGATATCTTTCAGCGCTTTGGAGAGATTGTG GATATTGACATTAAAAAGGTTAATGGTGTTCCTCAATACGCCTTTGTGCAGTATTCTGATATTGTCAGTGTCTGCAAAGCTATAAAGAAGATGGATGGAGAGTATTTGGGGAGCAACCGGCTCAAG CTGGGGTTTGGGAAGAGTATGCCCACAACATGTGTTTGGCTGGACGGTTTGGCTTCCAACATAACAGAGCAATATCTCACACGTCACTTCTGCCGCTATGGACATGTAGTCAAG GTGGTGTTTGACAGGTTGAAGGGGATGGCTCTCATCTTGTATAACAACACAGATTTTGCACAGGCAGCTGTCAGGGAGACCAAAGGCTGGAAGATTGGCGGCAACAAAATTAAG GTGGATTTTGCCAGCCAAGAGAGTCAGATGGCTTTTTATCGCTCTATGCAGGCCTCTGGGCAAGACATTAGAGACTTCTACGAAATTCCAACTGAAAGACG AGAGGAACGACCAAGACCTCCATACCATGAGTTCTCAGCAGAAAGAGCCTACTTTGAGAATGCACGCACCCCTGGCACCATTTACCCCGAAGATCCTCGCCGAGACTATCCTGCCCGCAGCCGTGAGCGGTATTCTGAATTGGAGCACTACCAGGGAGAACACTTTGACCCACGCTACCATGAAGACCCCCGGGAGTTCAGGGAATATCGAGATCCTTTTGAGCAGGACATTCGGAAATACACATACATCCagagggagcgagaaagagagcgggAGCGCTTTGAGGCAGACCATGGCATGTGGAGCCCCTCTCATCCACGGCGCCCGATCACCCCTTCTGCCTCCCCTTCACCATCTGAGCGTGCTCCCAGAGACCCAGAGCGACGGGTCTACAGTCAATCCTCTGAGCGAAGTGGTAGTTGCAGCTCACTCTCACCACCACGCTTTGACAAGACTGACAAGGCGCCTCCATTGGAACATGGAGCCAGCTCTAAGAGTGAGAGGTTGGAAAAAGACATCCACCTGGTCGAACCTGAGCGTGTTGCTGGGGCTGAGAAGAGCAAGCGGGGGAGACGAAAGGAGAAAGGTGACAAAGAAAAAGGGGAGAAGAGTAAGTCAAGGAAAGCAAAGGTGCAATCTCCCAGCATCCCACCGTCTGAGACAGAGCTAGAACCCAGTCTGGATGGAGGCTCTGGAAGGGGAAAGGTGTCAGACCAAGACAGCcttgacagacagagatataaaggTGACAACGACCCTCCTCCTTCAGATCCGACAACGTCAACCTCTCGCCATGAACCTGTAAAAAGTGAGAGGCTTGAGTCAGGGAAAGGTGAGAACGCAGACAAGGATGGTAAAACACGATCCAAGAAACACCAAAAATCTGACACTGGAAATGATGGGAAAGATCCATCAGTGGATTCTGATCGGTTGGCTGCGAGAAAGAGGCGCTTTGGAGATGCCAGTGGGAGAACCATTCGACAGAAGAGGAGAAGGCTGGAAGATGAGGATGGGAGTCAATCCCAAGACTTTGGAGCTAGCACTGCCTTTACAAAAGAGACTGATGGTGACAGTAAGGCTCAGCAAAAAGACTCACAGCGGAGGGATTCAAGATCCAAATCAGAGAGGCTGGTGTTTCTTGGCAGTCATAAAGAGGGTCAGGATCCTGCAATGAGAGGACAAGAAGAGCTGCCCGATGGGAGCATGGACCCTATGGACTCAAAACGCCACCCTAGCCACAGTATGTCCAGAAGGTTCTCCCATGATGGGAACATGGACCAAGACAATGCAAGAGATCAAGATCCACAGAGCCCTTTCAAATATGGTACACAAGACAATGACAAGTGTGTCAAGGAAGAGCCTCTGGATATTGACCTCTCCCAGAGTTACCGCAAACAGATGGAGCAAAGGAGGCTCCACCAACAGCTTCAAGAGCCAGACAAACAAGAAAAAGCTGGGAGTCCACAAGGCTTAGAAACGGAGGACCTTGAACACCGCAGTCTGGTACATGAAGTGGGCAAGCCACCTCAAGATGTCACTGATCATTTCCCTTCTCATAAACTCAAGAAACTAGAGCAATTTGACGCAGATATCAGTGCCAAGAGGGGGGACCGTGTCTACAGGAGCTTCCGGCAAAAGAGTGAAGATCCTGAGTGGCACAACACTGCATCTCCAGGCTTGCAACACTTCTCTCATCATGCTGAGCAGGACTTTGCGGAATCTTCACATCTCAGGGAGGTTAAAACGGAGGATAAAAGCCACCCAGACCTGGAGCTGGCAGTCAAAAGGACACATACAACGCAAATGTCCAAGCCAAACACTCCTTTACAACTTAGTGAAGAAGAGCGGGAAAAACGTTGGGAGAGCAGAGTCAAGCAAGATTTTTTACCCGACTTAAACTTCACCAGAGGCATTGGAAAAAATACACACAATCGCAAGCGTTTGGAGTATGGAATTTTACATGATTTGGAGCCTGGGGAAGTACGATCCGATTCTGAAGAGGATAGAGAACACAAACCACATTCTCCTATGCCCTCCACTTCTATGCCTTTCTCTGACAGGCAACGAGTGGACAGATTTTCAGACCCCAAGCTTGCCACTTTGGAGAGGATGAAGTTCTACTCCTTTGCACTTGACCAGACCATCACACCAGATACCAAGGCCCTGCTAGAGCGAGCAaagtctctgtcctcctctagggaGGACAACTGGTCTTTTTTGGATTATGATTCACACTTTGCTGGTTTGCGCAGCAGGAAAGATACTGAAAAGGTTGAGTCAGCACCACGGCCTACACCCTCTTGGTacatgaagaagaagaaaattcGCAGTGGTGGGTCTGAAGACAAACTAGATGACAGGAAGGAAGACCCCAAGCCCAAGCCAGAGGAACATGAACGCAGGGAACTGTTTGCCTCCCGTTTCCTACACAGCTCAATCTTTGAACAGGACTCAAGACGTCTTCAGCACCTTGAGCGAAAGCATGAGGACCCTGAGCAAAGTCAGGCTCAACAAACTGGTCAGCAAGGCCTGGCAGATGGGCAGCCTGACACAGAACCAGTTGTCCTCTTCCATAGCCGCTTTTTGGAGTTCACGCGGCTGCAACAGCAGAAAGACCAACAGTTACAGGAAGTAAAAAGAGCAAATTCCATAGATAGTAATAGGGTGGAGAAGTCACCGGAGGCAGAACAGCAACCTCTGCAGTTTCTTAAAACCTCAGAACCGGTCATGGATCCAGAGACTAAATCTACTAGCCCTGCTGAGAACCACATGATTTCCCATTCCCCACTTATGCCCAAGGAGATGTCTCCACCTAAGCAAATGTCTCTACCCCTTCCACCCAAGGGGATGTCTCCACCCAAGGGGATGTCTCCACCCCTTCCACCCAAGGAAATGTCTCCACCCAAGCAGGTGGCTCCACCCCTTCCACCCAAAGAAATGTCTCCACCCAAGGAAATGTCTCCACCCCTTCCACCCAAGGAAATGTCTCCACCCCTTCCACCCAAGGAAATGTCTCCACCCCTTCCACCCAAGCACATGTCTCCACCCCTTCCACCCAAGGAAATGTCTCCACCCAAGCATACGTCTCCACCTCTTCCACCTAAGGAAATGTCTCCACCCAAGCATACGTCTCCACCCCTTCCACCCAAGGAAATGTCTCCACCCCTTCCACCCAAGGAAATGTCTCCACCCCTTCCACCCAAGGAAATGTCTCCACCCAAGGAAATGTCTCCACCCAAGGAAATGTCTCCACCCCTTCCACCCAAGGAAATGTCTCCACCTCTTCCACCCAAAGAGATGTCTCCACCTCTTCCACCCAAAGAGGTGTCTCCACCCAAAGAGATGTCTCCACCTCTTCCACACAAAGAGGTGTCTCCACCCAAAGAGATGTCTCCAACAGTGGAAACAAATGACATGTTTACTCCAGAGCCAAGGGGTCCAGAGCCAGCTGCCCCAGAACCTTTGACAAAGGAAAACAGAGAAAATGAACAGCTCCCTCCCCTCCTGCAAATATCTCCCTGTGAGATGTTGCCCCCTGCTTCTGTTAATTTAGCAGCCCCTGAGCACATCCGTTCTGTGAGAAAAGTTAAAAGATCCCCTAGTGAAGAGAAATCTGAAGATATAGCTCAGGATGTTAAAATGTTGAACCCTGAGCAGTCTTCCAGCAGTGATTGCCTTCATGAAACATCAGTGAGTAGTTTTGTACCAGAGCCTGAGCTGGTACCTCCTGAATTACCACCTGAATTCTTAAGTTCCACACCACCTAACCCTGTTGAGGAGATGGAGGTTTCAAAAGATGATACCAACACTGACAATACAGACACTCATACAGAGGTGGAAAAGAAACATGAACTCAATCAGACCCAGGTGCTTGTTGATAATGAAACCAGTGATGAGTCAATTTCACCACCTCAGAAGTCCAAGAACAAAAAGAGTAAGTCTCCTACTCAAGTCCCACTGACTCCTTTGATTTCAACAACTAGTTCAGAGAAACCGCTTACCCGCAAGAGTGAACGCACAAAACGTGCATCATCCCCTAGAGCAGAGTCTTCAAAGGGAAGCTCAGATTCCAAATCCACAGGCAAGTCTCCCATACATGGAGCAGACCCTGAACATGGCACAGAGCAGAGTATATCTGTTGGAAGAGCAAGGCGTAGAAATGTGAAATCTGTGTATGCCACCCCAGTTGAGGAAGATGCCACTAAGGGGGCTGGAAAGGATGTAACTGAGTCACCCCGCACTGCACGGAAGCGAGGTGGAGACAAAGACAAGGAAGCAGCCCCTCAGCAACCGTTAGAGCAGGATTCCCTTGCGCCTATTACTTCAAGGCGGGGACGTCCCCCTAAGAATCGGCGACAAGGAGAGGACATGTTAACAGCTAAAGGGGATAGATCAAAAATAGACACCAAGGATACAGACTCCAATGAATCAGAGAGTAGTGAAAGAATTTCAAAAGTGTCAAAAGGCAGACATTCTCCTCATGGTCATAAAGCTTTGGCAAGTCAATTACCCATGCCCATAGCGACTGGATCAAGTAGGAAGGGGGACAAAACTGAGCCACCTGAAGATGTTTCTCAGCAGATGGATTTTACAGAAGACAGTTTGGCCATGCAGGATTCCACTGTCTCGTGTAAGGAAGATACTGTAGCACCAGTTGTGACAAAGAAAGAGGAGAATGTTAAGCAACAACTAGGAACAGAGAAACCACGAGATAAAGACAGGCAGAAAAAGGACCCTGTTGACGAGAAAGCCAGTGGAACTAAATTTGGTGAGAAAGAGTCTGAACCACCAATCGTGGAAGAACTGCCTGTATTGGAGAAAATGGAGAAGAGTGGGAGAGGAAAAGCTCCACGCTTGACACGGACTCCAAAATCTCCTGTCCTCAAGAACCTGAAGATCAGACTAAATGTCACTGAGGTGAAAGATTTGCTTCAAATGGGGGATGAGGAACCTGAAAATGGGGATGATTCTTCTAAAAAGACCAAACCAGGCGAATCTACTAATGACCCATTATTAGAGTCTAGTCCAGGAAAAGATGTGAGTTCTAGCAACGAGGATAAAGATGAGAGCACACCAGAAACTAAGCCTCCAATAGATCCTAAAACTTTGCTACAACAGGAACAGGAGCTTGAGCAAGCTGTGGAGAACATTGCTAAACTGACAGACCCAACCCTCCCAGCAGAGTCACCAACTCCACTTGCCCCACCATCTGCAGAATTAAAAATTGAGACTGAGGAAGAGAAATCTGCCAATCCTGCTAGTGAGTATGAACTTGCTGCTGCCATTGATTCGATTATGGGTGAGGATATACCCGTCCCTCTGCCTCAAGAGCCGGTAATTAGTGCTGTTGTGGATTCAGACCTAGAGATTCCATCCTTCGTCCAGCCGACCAAGGGAGCTGAACCTGCGAGTAACATATCCCCTATTCAGGGGGAGTCCTTTTTCCCAACTACACCCAGGAAGGGTGCTAAGGGCAGAGCTAAAACACCGAAACGGTCTAAGAGCCAAAAATCAAGCAAAAAGGACGCTGTAAAAGAAATTTCATCAGAACCGGAGAGCACCTCTGTTATCACATCAGACAGCATACCCTCCAATTCACAGCCTGTTCCAGAAACTATTCCCTCAACCTCAGCTGCAGGTGTCATTACAACCACCTCTTGGAAGCCTAAAACGGAGCATTTGGCTCCTAAGGCTACGGACATGCCTAAAGAATCGAAGTTACCTCCAGTCCTTACAGAGCAACCTCCACCTCAACATCTGAAACCTGTCTGCCTCCCAACCAAAAGTCCCACTCTCCCCAAGCCtcaacaacaaccaccaccacctgaGTGCATCTCACCTTCACTTTCTCCACCCCCAACCCGGCCAAACATCAGGCCCACACAGCTAAGCAGGATCCCAGTTTCCCCACCAGATTGGCTCAACCAGTCCAAGGACGTAGGTGTCCCTTCCTCTCCTAGAGCATCAGCAGCTTCCTTTGAGAACCCAGCAATTCCCCCTGACACTGAGCCCATGGAGACTGAGCGTAACAACAGTGACTTGCGTAGGATTCTCATGAAGCACAAAAATGTTTCACTCCCAGTCCCATGCAGTAGTTCTGTTCCTAGCAATTTGGGCACCTTATCCCTTAGGGATCCTCCACACCTACCTGAAAGTAATACCCCAATGGTTGCTGTGACTAGTAAGACCTCTCTTAATGACAACAGGCCTCATCCAGCTCAGTCTGTAGTCCGGCCCCCAGCCTCACTACCATCCCCTGAGTCAAAGTCGGTCATTTCTGTTATCGCCTCCACTGCCACCTCTGTTATCAGTCGTGTTTGCAATCCACCTGACATGGAGAAGGTTATTATGTCCGTTGACAGAAATCCCGTAGTGGACATGCCACTTCCCAAGCAGACATACAGGCCGCCCAGCATGGAGGACCGGGACAGTGGTTCGTACCATGGACCATCAGTTGGCGAGGAGGGTGGAATTGCTGGGAGGTACTTGGTTGAGAGCTCCGGTCTGGGTACAGGCTCCAGCCCAGGTCTAAGGGTGAATACCTCAGAGGGAGTGGTGGTGTTGAGTCACTCAGGACAGATCAAGGAGGGACCACAGAGGATAAGTGCCAAAATCAGCCAGATCCCACCAGCTACTGTAGTTGACATGGAATCTCAGCAGCTAGTGTCCATGCCCCAGATAAAACAGGAGATGTATACCCACTCCCAGTCAAACACTCCAAAGTGTCCTCCAATACAGACAGACCATGGGCACCTTAAGACGCAACAAACGGTTTCCTCCATTAAACAAGAAAACACTGGTATGGAAAAGTTAGAATCTCCCTACCCATCAGGACCTCAAGGAGGAGTCGTGAAGAGGCTCCAGCAGACAGTTAATAATCCACAAGTAATGGGTTACCATCATTCAGAGTTCACAATGTTATTGAAGCATCCAAAGAAAGTGGATGGGGCTGACACTATGAACGCTGACGGGTGTAAACCATCTTGGACCTCTGCCATAAGTCCTGCAATGAGCCCCCACCTGCCCTCTCCGGCTGGCAACCACGTAGGCTTTGTTTCCGGTTCGGCCACTGACAGAACACCCTCACATCTCAGTGGGGTCAAACAGGAGCCCCGTTCTCCTCGCAAGTCAGGCCATCCACATTCTCCGTTCACTAAAGTGTCCTCTCCCATCGGCTCCTCCTCTCCCAAAGGCCTCCCTGGGATGCTGCCCTCTGGCCTGCCCGCCATGCAGCAGTATGTCACCAGTGTCCACCACCCTGAGCAGTCTGTCATCATGCAACCTCACAGTGCTCACGGTGGCATTGGAAGGATGTCACCCCATCGTGCCTCCCAAGCAATCCCCATGGGACACCTTGTTCAAGGAGAGGGCAGGGTGAACACGCCACCCCTATCTGTCATGAGTTTCGGGATGCATGGAGACCCTCTTGCCTCTCCCTGGTCTGGTCCTCTCCAGCAACGCCCCACCTCGCCCCAGGCGGTAGGCAGAGACATAGTCCTCAAGGTTAACCCTGGGAATGTGAGGGGCCATGAGGGAGAGCAAGACGATGCCAGGCGCTTCCATCAGGCCGCAGGGAGACAGTCTGCCACACAGCTGAAAGCAGAGACTATGCAGCCGGATCCCCGTGGGGCTCTACATAGCGGGCTGCAGCTGGACCCATACATGTCGCCCAGGGACTTGCGTGTGCTCATGCACCACCCTCAGGGAGAGCGCTCGGCCCCAGAGCCACACCAGGGACACATCCAAGAGACTGTCCCAACCTCCTCAACATCTACCAACATCGCCTCGTCGATGTCCCCCAGGGCACATCTGCTGGCTAAAGGTGTGTCCGAGAAGGATGTCACAAAGCCACAGGAGGTCAAGAGGCCACACTCTCCTCTGAAGGATGGGATGATGGGGTTTCGGCCAAGTATGGCCGCCATGGCGTCCCCCCAAAGGGTGCAGCTGCTGCCATCAGGGACGGGAGCTTCTTTCTCTGAGTATCCAGGAATTTACACCAACACCCGGGCCATCCATTCACAAATCACTGAGACCTCTCCTTTTGGGATCAACCAGGTACCTCTCAACATCACTTCTGCCTTA GGTGCAGATCCCAGCCAGTCACAAGCTGATGTCAAGGTGAAACAAGTTGGACAGCAACCTGTGAACATGGTGCAGCTGCTCACG AAGTACCCGATAGTGTGGCAAGGGCTGCTGGCACTGAAAAATGACCAGGCTGCTGTCCAGTTGCATTTTGTCTGTGGCAACAAAGGATTGGCTCTACGGTCACTGCCCCTACCAGAGGGAGGATCGCTGCTTCGGATCGTCCAGAGAATGAGACTCGAGGCGTCACAACTGGATGGTGTGGCTAGAAGAATGACA